A single genomic interval of Candidatus Binatia bacterium harbors:
- the tnpB gene encoding IS66 family insertion sequence element accessory protein TnpB (TnpB, as the term is used for proteins encoded by IS66 family insertion elements, is considered an accessory protein, since TnpC, encoded by a neighboring gene, is a DDE family transposase.) → MIQIAPQMRVLVGVEPVDFRAGIDGLAARCRTVLAADPFSGAAFVFRNRRRTAIKILVYDGQGFWLCHKRFSSSRFTYWPAARELEVHELAVLLRGGDPRGTGAVAVWRRVSGGE, encoded by the coding sequence ATGATCCAGATCGCGCCGCAGATGCGCGTGCTGGTGGGCGTCGAGCCGGTGGACTTTCGCGCCGGGATCGATGGGCTGGCGGCGCGCTGCCGCACGGTGTTGGCCGCGGATCCGTTTTCGGGCGCTGCCTTCGTGTTTCGGAACCGGCGGCGCACCGCGATCAAAATCCTGGTGTACGACGGCCAGGGGTTCTGGCTGTGTCACAAGCGGTTCTCCAGCTCGCGGTTCACCTACTGGCCGGCCGCGCGGGAGCTGGAGGTGCACGAGCTGGCGGTGCTGCTGCGCGGCGGCGATCCGCGTGGCACGGGGGCGGTGGCCGTGTGGCGGCGCGTCAGCGGCGGTGAGTGA
- a CDS encoding DUF4338 domain-containing protein gives MDEVVFAYRGRRVTAGDLETIRALIAAHPQATRRALSQHLCAAWQWVQPNGRPRDMVCRGLMLGLHRAGLIALPAPHHRPPNPLAHRVRPTPTAIDRTPVRCALADLGPLAFVPVRRTERERLFNALLDAHHPLGYTQPVGEHLKYLVCAGKQPLALFAWSSAPRHLAPRDRFLGWSMAARRANIRGVAYNTRFLILPWVEVRYLASHLLGGMMRRLSADWQQHYGHPIYFAETFVDPARYAGTCYRAANWVRLGRTTGRGKDDRTHHATRSRKEVLGYVLHPRFRERLAAER, from the coding sequence ATGGACGAGGTCGTCTTCGCGTACCGCGGGCGCCGGGTCACCGCCGGCGATCTGGAGACGATCCGCGCGCTGATCGCTGCGCATCCGCAGGCGACCCGGCGCGCCCTCTCGCAGCACCTCTGTGCCGCGTGGCAGTGGGTGCAGCCCAACGGCCGGCCGCGCGACATGGTGTGCCGGGGGCTGATGCTCGGCCTGCACCGCGCGGGGCTGATCGCGCTGCCGGCGCCCCACCACCGACCGCCCAATCCGCTGGCCCACCGCGTGCGGCCCACGCCGACGGCGATCGACCGGACGCCGGTACGGTGTGCGCTCGCGGACCTGGGCCCGCTGGCCTTCGTGCCGGTGCGCCGCACCGAGCGGGAACGCCTGTTCAACGCGCTGCTCGACGCGCACCACCCCCTCGGCTACACGCAGCCGGTCGGCGAGCACCTGAAGTATCTGGTGTGCGCCGGCAAGCAGCCGCTGGCCCTGTTCGCGTGGAGCTCGGCGCCGCGCCACCTCGCCCCCCGCGACCGCTTCCTCGGCTGGTCGATGGCCGCGCGCCGCGCAAACATCCGGGGGGTCGCCTACAATACCCGCTTCCTGATCCTGCCGTGGGTGGAGGTGCGGTACCTGGCCAGTCATCTGCTCGGCGGCATGATGCGCCGGCTCTCGGCGGACTGGCAGCAGCACTACGGGCACCCGATCTACTTTGCCGAGACCTTCGTCGATCCCGCGCGCTATGCGGGCACCTGTTACCGGGCGGCGAACTGGGTCCGGCTCGGGCGCACCACCGGGCGGGGCAAGGACGATCGGACGCATCACGCCACGCGCTCGCGCAAGGAGGTGCTCGGGTACGTGCTGCATCCGCGCTTTCGCGAACGGCTGGCGGCGGAGCGATGA
- a CDS encoding IS66 family transposase: MTVVRRDLDLGELTAIVARARLSAAEREKLQGALDTLAFLTDEIGSKGASILRLRRMLFGARTEKTATVCPDPPRDDQAAAGSAAADGGAATDPARRRRPGHGRNGAESFTGAVKVCVVHGTLHHGDRCPECVKGKLYTQPQPAVLVRIRGMAPLSAVRYELERLRCNLCGEVFTAAAPAGVGEQKYDETATAMIALLKYACGLPFHRLEKLQRNLGIPLPAATQWELVAAAATGLRVVFHELIRQAAQGEIVHNDDTTMKLLAFGHSPFPEDEQRAERTGVYTTGIVSRTAAHDIALYFTGRQHAGENLARVLQERAAALPPPIQMCDALSHNTAGEFDSIVANCMAHARRQFVEVAPSFPEQCRTVLDTLREVYRNDAHAGGEQMSAEQRLAFHQQHSGPPMRGLLWWLHEQFALRKVEPNSTLGGAVTYMIKHWQKLTRFLEQAGAPLDNNICERALKKAILHRKNSLFYKTETGAAVGDLYMSLTYTAELNGADPFDYLVQLQRHADALKANPAAWLPWNYRDTLAACASGADPPA, from the coding sequence ATGACAGTCGTGCGGCGCGATCTGGATCTGGGCGAGCTCACGGCCATCGTCGCGCGGGCGCGGCTCAGCGCCGCGGAGCGCGAAAAGCTCCAGGGGGCGCTCGACACGCTCGCGTTTCTCACGGACGAAATCGGCAGCAAGGGGGCCAGTATCCTGCGGCTGCGCCGGATGCTGTTCGGCGCCCGCACGGAGAAGACCGCCACGGTCTGTCCCGATCCGCCCCGGGACGACCAGGCGGCGGCCGGGAGCGCGGCCGCCGACGGCGGCGCCGCGACGGACCCCGCGCGGCGGCGGCGCCCCGGACATGGCCGCAACGGTGCGGAGTCGTTCACGGGGGCGGTCAAGGTCTGCGTGGTGCACGGCACGCTGCATCACGGGGATCGCTGCCCCGAGTGCGTGAAAGGGAAGCTCTACACCCAGCCGCAGCCGGCGGTGCTGGTGCGCATCCGGGGCATGGCGCCGCTGTCGGCCGTTCGCTACGAGCTCGAACGGCTGCGCTGCAATCTGTGCGGCGAGGTCTTCACGGCCGCCGCCCCCGCGGGGGTCGGCGAGCAGAAGTACGACGAGACGGCGACGGCGATGATTGCGCTGCTGAAGTACGCCTGCGGGCTGCCGTTCCACCGCCTCGAGAAGCTACAGCGCAATCTGGGCATCCCGCTGCCCGCGGCCACGCAGTGGGAGCTGGTGGCGGCCGCCGCCACCGGGCTGCGGGTGGTCTTCCACGAGCTCATCCGCCAGGCCGCGCAGGGCGAGATCGTGCACAACGACGACACCACCATGAAACTGCTCGCCTTCGGCCATTCGCCGTTCCCCGAAGACGAGCAACGCGCTGAGCGCACGGGGGTCTATACCACCGGCATTGTCTCCCGCACCGCGGCCCACGACATCGCCCTGTACTTCACCGGCAGACAGCACGCCGGCGAGAACCTGGCCCGCGTCCTCCAGGAGCGGGCCGCGGCGCTGCCGCCACCCATCCAGATGTGCGATGCGCTCTCCCACAACACCGCCGGGGAGTTCGACTCCATCGTCGCCAACTGCATGGCGCACGCCCGCCGCCAATTCGTAGAGGTCGCGCCGAGCTTTCCGGAGCAGTGCCGCACCGTGCTCGATACCCTGCGCGAGGTCTACCGCAACGACGCGCACGCTGGTGGCGAGCAGATGTCGGCCGAGCAGCGTCTGGCCTTTCATCAGCAGCACAGCGGGCCCCCGATGCGCGGGCTCTTGTGGTGGCTCCACGAGCAATTCGCCCTGCGCAAGGTCGAACCCAACTCCACGCTCGGCGGCGCCGTGACCTATATGATCAAGCACTGGCAGAAGCTCACGCGGTTCCTGGAGCAGGCCGGGGCGCCCCTCGACAACAATATCTGCGAACGCGCCCTGAAGAAGGCGATCCTGCATCGCAAGAATTCGCTCTTCTACAAGACCGAGACCGGCGCTGCCGTCGGCGACCTCTACATGAGCCTGACCTACACTGCCGAGCTCAACGGCGCCGACCCCTTCGACTACCTCGTCCAGCTCCAGCGCCACGCCGACGCACTCAAAGCCAACCCGGCCGCGTGGCTGCCGTGGAATTACCGGGACACGCTGGCGGCCTGCGCCAGCGGCGCGGATCCGCCCGCCTGA
- a CDS encoding AlpA family transcriptional regulator, with translation MTHTILRLPEVKARTGLSRSTIYFRIAEGAFPKPVNLGGRAVGWLEAEVQEWLQQRIDASRVHLR, from the coding sequence ATGACGCATACGATACTGAGACTTCCGGAAGTGAAGGCGCGCACGGGCCTGTCGCGGAGCACGATCTACTTTCGAATCGCCGAAGGCGCGTTCCCCAAACCGGTGAACCTGGGTGGGCGAGCGGTCGGCTGGCTCGAAGCCGAAGTTCAGGAGTGGCTGCAGCAACGGATCGACGCGAGTCGCGTCCACCTTCGCTGA